One segment of Amycolatopsis alba DSM 44262 DNA contains the following:
- a CDS encoding ArnT family glycosyltransferase translates to MEAASAAETPTASSAAFARLPVALLAAAAAAVLLATAWRYGYFGDELYFLSAGKRLAWGYADQPPVLPFLALVMDSLAPGNVFVFRLPAVLATAAGVVFTGLVAYEMGGDRRAQTRAAAAYAICGQFLGSGHYLATSTIDPALWALIAWLLVRWMRKRDDNLLLWLGVATAIALNVKLLIATFWVAAGVAILVFGPRDLLRRPKLWIGAGIAALSLVPTLWWQAANGWPQLEMGDVIAHETTGGWSGRAGFLPALLTGAGLGIGVVGVLYGLFVLLFSAKLREFRFLGWATVGVIALFILSNGRYYYAAGMFGVLWAGAAVHFGQLKPSRWFRWIPTWPVFLLSALYTLPYALPVWPAVWLAEGRDVPRPAYALEEIGWPDLARSVADAYHRLPPEQRARTTLVTAGYWQAGALDRYGADYGLPAAYSPSRGFWYFGSPPESADNVLFVGPDPARLLRSFTDARIVSRVDNDLGVRNVSRGMPIWLVTGRTETWASAWPGLREFRV, encoded by the coding sequence ATGGAAGCCGCCAGCGCGGCCGAAACACCGACCGCGTCCAGTGCGGCGTTCGCCCGGCTCCCGGTGGCGCTGCTCGCCGCCGCAGCCGCGGCGGTCCTGCTGGCGACGGCCTGGCGGTACGGCTACTTCGGCGACGAACTGTACTTCCTCTCCGCCGGAAAGCGGCTGGCCTGGGGATACGCCGACCAGCCACCGGTGCTCCCGTTCCTGGCGCTGGTGATGGATTCGCTCGCGCCGGGCAACGTCTTCGTGTTCCGCCTCCCCGCCGTCCTCGCGACGGCGGCGGGTGTCGTGTTCACCGGGCTCGTCGCCTACGAGATGGGCGGAGACCGCCGGGCGCAGACCCGCGCCGCCGCCGCGTACGCGATCTGCGGGCAGTTCCTCGGGAGCGGGCACTACCTGGCCACCTCGACGATCGACCCGGCACTGTGGGCACTCATCGCCTGGCTGCTCGTGCGGTGGATGCGGAAACGGGACGACAACCTGTTGCTGTGGCTGGGAGTGGCCACCGCGATCGCGCTGAACGTCAAGCTCCTCATCGCGACGTTCTGGGTCGCCGCCGGGGTCGCGATCCTCGTCTTCGGGCCACGGGATCTCTTGCGCAGGCCCAAACTCTGGATCGGCGCGGGTATCGCGGCGCTCTCGCTCGTGCCCACGCTCTGGTGGCAGGCCGCGAACGGCTGGCCGCAACTGGAGATGGGCGATGTCATCGCGCACGAGACCACCGGCGGCTGGAGCGGCCGCGCCGGGTTCCTGCCCGCTCTGTTGACCGGCGCGGGCCTCGGCATCGGTGTCGTCGGCGTCCTTTATGGACTCTTCGTGCTGTTGTTCTCGGCGAAGCTGCGGGAGTTCCGGTTCCTCGGCTGGGCCACCGTCGGCGTGATCGCGCTGTTCATCCTGTCCAACGGCCGGTACTACTACGCGGCGGGCATGTTCGGCGTCCTGTGGGCGGGCGCCGCCGTCCACTTCGGACAGTTGAAGCCGTCCCGGTGGTTCCGCTGGATCCCGACCTGGCCCGTTTTCCTGCTCTCCGCGCTGTACACCCTCCCCTACGCGCTGCCGGTGTGGCCTGCCGTCTGGCTCGCCGAAGGCCGGGACGTCCCGCGTCCGGCGTACGCGCTGGAGGAGATCGGCTGGCCGGATCTCGCCCGTTCGGTCGCGGACGCCTATCACCGGCTCCCGCCGGAACAGCGGGCACGCACCACGCTCGTCACGGCCGGGTACTGGCAGGCCGGAGCGCTGGACCGGTACGGCGCCGACTACGGCCTTCCCGCCGCGTACAGCCCCAGCCGGGGCTTCTGGTACTTCGGCAGCCCGCCCGAGTCCGCGGACAACGTCCTCTTCGTCGGGCCGGATCCCGCGCGGCTGCTGCGTTCCTTCACCGATGCCCGGATCGTTTCCCGCGTGGACAACGACCTCGGCGTCCGCAACGTGAGCCGCGGAATGCCGATCTGGCTGGTCACGGGCCGCACCGAAACCTGGGCGTCCGCCTGGCCAGGGTTGAGAGAATTCCGGGTATGA
- a CDS encoding sensor histidine kinase, whose translation MTSWIRWQDSLWPSPGDGFRPWLGRIEKFLPYALLALSAVLSLALSGHDPAVTLALAGIAAVWLLLTSTLPPRRWAGHPVAVAVSFAGLVTIAAVLEGHDTIFLIFMITGFFEAMRLRPAPLALAGIFTVSALINTMPDGGPLRAFAEQPALWIVITLVQTAAVGGGGLASAAMARQHAERKRTLDELAAAHEENAVLQRQLLSQAREAGVLDERRRLSQEIHDTLAQGFTGIITQLEAADEANGDPVEWQRHVGSAMALARENLTAARRSVRALGPQPLATATLPDALDEVSRSWSGRTGVELRFATTGTARALHPEIEATLLRITQEALANVEKHADATIVGLTLSYMADQVTVDVRDDGRGFEPDTARPSGDGGFGVPGMRARVARLAGTLHVESEPGGGTAVSADLPAVALEVRP comes from the coding sequence ATGACCAGCTGGATCCGGTGGCAGGACTCGCTGTGGCCGTCACCCGGTGACGGGTTTCGGCCCTGGCTCGGCCGGATCGAGAAGTTCCTGCCGTACGCGCTGCTGGCGCTGAGCGCGGTGCTCAGTCTCGCGCTCTCCGGCCACGATCCGGCGGTCACCCTGGCGCTGGCGGGGATCGCCGCCGTCTGGCTCCTGCTCACCTCGACACTGCCGCCGCGACGATGGGCCGGGCATCCCGTCGCGGTCGCGGTCTCCTTCGCCGGCCTGGTCACGATCGCCGCGGTGCTCGAAGGACACGACACGATCTTCCTCATCTTCATGATCACCGGGTTCTTCGAAGCGATGCGGCTGCGGCCCGCCCCGCTGGCGCTGGCCGGGATCTTCACGGTCTCGGCGCTGATCAACACGATGCCCGACGGCGGCCCGCTGCGGGCGTTCGCCGAGCAGCCCGCGCTGTGGATCGTGATCACGCTGGTGCAGACAGCCGCCGTCGGCGGGGGCGGACTCGCTTCCGCGGCGATGGCGCGGCAGCACGCGGAACGCAAGCGGACACTCGACGAACTGGCCGCCGCCCACGAGGAGAACGCGGTGCTGCAACGGCAACTCCTGAGCCAGGCACGCGAAGCGGGCGTCCTCGACGAGCGTCGGCGACTGAGCCAGGAAATCCACGACACGCTCGCCCAGGGCTTCACCGGGATCATCACCCAGCTGGAGGCGGCCGACGAGGCGAACGGCGATCCCGTCGAATGGCAGCGGCACGTCGGCTCCGCGATGGCGTTGGCGCGGGAGAACCTGACCGCGGCCCGTCGTTCGGTGCGCGCGCTCGGCCCGCAGCCACTGGCCACCGCGACCCTGCCGGACGCGCTCGACGAGGTCTCCCGGTCGTGGAGCGGCCGGACCGGCGTCGAACTCCGGTTCGCCACCACCGGGACCGCACGCGCGTTGCATCCCGAGATCGAGGCGACGCTGCTGCGGATCACGCAGGAAGCACTGGCCAACGTCGAGAAACACGCCGACGCCACGATCGTCGGGCTCACGCTGTCCTATATGGCCGATCAGGTCACCGTCGACGTCCGGGACGACGGCCGGGGCTTCGAGCCGGACACCGCGCGCCCGTCGGGTGACGGCGGTTTCGGCGTTCCAGGGATGCGCGCCCGCGTCGCCCGGCTGGCGGGAACACTGCACGTCGAGTCGGAGCCGGGCGGCGGGACAGCCGTTTCCGCCGATCTGCCCGCCGTCGCGCTGGAGGTCCGGCCATGA
- a CDS encoding response regulator — translation MTITLLITDDHPIVRDGLRGIFTADQGFEVLGEASSGDEAVALTEKLRPDVVLMDLRMPGSGGVAAIAKLAELRNPARILVLTTYDTDTDVIPAIEAGATGYLLKDAPREELFRAVRATARGEAVLSPAVADLILGRMRAPAPEPLSRRELEVLTLISRGSSNKEAAKQLFISEATVKTHLVHAYAKLGVKDRAAAVATAFARGLLGG, via the coding sequence ATGACGATCACGCTGCTGATCACCGACGACCATCCGATCGTCCGTGACGGTCTGCGCGGCATCTTCACCGCGGACCAGGGGTTCGAGGTACTCGGGGAAGCGTCCTCCGGTGACGAGGCCGTCGCGCTGACCGAGAAGCTCCGGCCCGACGTCGTGCTGATGGACCTGCGCATGCCGGGCTCCGGCGGGGTGGCCGCGATCGCGAAGCTGGCGGAACTCCGCAATCCCGCGCGGATCCTCGTGCTGACGACCTACGACACCGACACCGACGTCATCCCCGCGATCGAAGCGGGCGCGACCGGCTACCTGCTCAAGGACGCGCCCCGCGAAGAACTCTTCCGCGCGGTCCGGGCCACGGCGCGCGGCGAGGCGGTGCTCTCCCCCGCCGTCGCCGACCTGATCCTGGGCAGGATGCGCGCGCCCGCGCCGGAACCGCTCAGCCGCCGGGAACTCGAAGTCCTCACCTTGATCTCGCGCGGTTCCTCCAACAAGGAGGCCGCGAAACAGCTGTTCATCAGCGAAGCCACGGTGAAGACGCACCTCGTGCACGCCTACGCCAAGCTCGGGGTGAAGGACCGAGCCGCCGCCGTCGCGACAGCGTTCGCACGGGGACTGCTCGGAGGCTGA
- the coaE gene encoding dephospho-CoA kinase, with amino-acid sequence MLRVGLTGGIGAGKSTVANRLSEHGAVLIDSDKIAREVVEPGTPGLAGLVEAFGEDILASDGSLDRAALAAKAFADEDSRKRLNSIVHPKVGARTAELMAAAAPDAIVVHDIPLLVEGGLAPMYHLVVMVDAPEEIRVRRLVESRGMAESDARARIKAQATTDQRRAVADVWFDNSGAPDIVLADVDALWADRLTPFEANVRLRKPRAPMSPKIAQYDPTWPAQAERALARIRVVVGEKAVRVDHIGSTSVPGLPAKDILDLQLTVSTLDRADELADVLSDAGFPRAEGEWFDDAHGEEGTWPKRFHFGGDPRRPVNLHVRSQETPAWRLALLFPEWLRQNPDERDAYAAVKNAMATKHAGDGTVERYTDEKQVWVDAAFARADAWAESAGWTP; translated from the coding sequence ATGCTGCGTGTGGGCCTGACCGGCGGGATCGGCGCCGGAAAATCGACGGTGGCGAACCGGCTTTCCGAGCACGGCGCCGTCCTCATCGACTCCGACAAGATCGCCAGGGAGGTCGTCGAGCCGGGGACACCGGGTCTCGCCGGGCTCGTCGAGGCGTTCGGGGAAGACATCCTCGCGTCCGACGGCTCGCTGGATCGTGCCGCGCTCGCCGCGAAGGCGTTCGCCGACGAAGACTCCCGCAAGCGGCTGAACTCGATCGTCCATCCGAAGGTCGGCGCCCGGACGGCCGAGCTGATGGCGGCCGCGGCGCCGGACGCGATCGTCGTCCACGACATCCCGCTGCTGGTCGAAGGCGGCCTCGCGCCGATGTACCACCTCGTCGTCATGGTCGACGCGCCGGAAGAGATCCGGGTGCGCCGTCTGGTCGAGTCGCGGGGGATGGCCGAGTCCGACGCGCGCGCCAGGATCAAAGCGCAGGCGACGACCGATCAGCGCCGGGCGGTGGCCGACGTCTGGTTCGACAACAGCGGGGCGCCCGACATCGTGCTCGCCGACGTCGACGCGTTGTGGGCGGACAGGCTCACCCCGTTCGAAGCGAACGTGCGGCTCCGCAAGCCGCGAGCGCCGATGTCGCCGAAGATCGCGCAGTACGACCCGACGTGGCCGGCGCAGGCCGAGCGGGCGCTCGCCCGGATCCGCGTGGTGGTGGGCGAAAAGGCCGTGCGCGTCGACCACATCGGTTCGACGTCCGTGCCGGGGCTGCCCGCCAAGGACATCCTCGACCTCCAGCTGACCGTGTCCACTCTGGACAGGGCGGACGAGCTGGCCGACGTGCTGTCCGACGCCGGGTTCCCCCGCGCGGAAGGCGAGTGGTTCGACGACGCCCACGGCGAAGAGGGCACCTGGCCGAAGCGGTTCCACTTCGGTGGCGACCCGCGCCGTCCGGTCAACCTGCACGTCCGTTCCCAGGAGACACCGGCCTGGCGGCTCGCGCTGCTGTTCCCGGAGTGGCTGCGGCAGAACCCGGACGAACGTGACGCCTACGCGGCGGTCAAGAACGCCATGGCCACGAAGCATGCCGGCGACGGGACCGTCGAGCGCTACACCGACGAAAAGCAGGTCTGGGTCGACGCGGCCTTCGCGCGCGCCGATGCCTGGGCGGAGTCGGCGGGCTGGACCCCGTAG
- the rpsA gene encoding 30S ribosomal protein S1: protein MTTDTATAPTAPSGPQQVAINDIGSEEDFLAAIDKTIKYFNDGDIVEGTIVKVDRDEVLLDIGYKTEGVIPSRELSIKHDVDPAEVVTVGDEVEALVLQKEDKEGRLILSKKRAQYERAWGTIEELKEKDEPVKGTVIEVVKGGLILDIGLRGFLPASLVEMRRVRDLQPYVGRELEAKIIELDKNRNNVVLSRRAYLEQTQSEVRSEFLNALAKGQVRKGVVSSIVNFGAFVDLGGVDGLVHVSELSWKHIDHPSEVVEVGQEVTVEVLDVDMDRERVSLSLKATQEDPWRQFARTHAIGQIVPGKVTKLVPFGAFVRVEEGIEGLVHISELAERHVEIPEQVVQVNGDVMVKVIDIDLERRRISLSLKQANEGVTPETEFDPTQYGMAAEYDAEGNYIYPEGFDPDTQEWQEGFDKQREEWERQYAEAHTRYEAHMKQVVKAAEADAEAAADAATGVTSGDSGEQSYTSAPAEAKSGGTLASDEQLAALREKLSGGA, encoded by the coding sequence ATGACGACCGACACCGCCACCGCCCCGACCGCCCCCAGCGGACCTCAGCAAGTCGCTATCAACGACATCGGGTCGGAGGAAGACTTCCTCGCAGCGATCGACAAGACGATCAAGTACTTCAACGACGGCGACATCGTTGAAGGAACCATCGTCAAGGTCGACCGTGACGAGGTCCTGCTCGACATCGGCTACAAGACCGAGGGTGTCATCCCCTCGCGCGAGCTCTCCATCAAGCACGATGTCGACCCGGCTGAGGTTGTCACCGTCGGCGATGAGGTCGAAGCCCTGGTTCTCCAGAAGGAGGACAAGGAAGGCCGTCTGATCCTGTCCAAGAAGCGTGCGCAGTACGAGCGCGCCTGGGGCACGATCGAGGAGCTCAAGGAGAAGGACGAGCCCGTCAAGGGCACCGTCATCGAGGTCGTCAAGGGCGGCCTCATCCTGGACATCGGCCTGCGCGGCTTCCTGCCCGCGTCGCTGGTCGAGATGCGCCGCGTGCGCGACCTGCAGCCGTACGTCGGCCGCGAGCTCGAGGCGAAGATCATCGAGCTGGACAAGAACCGCAACAACGTGGTCCTGTCCCGCCGCGCCTACCTGGAGCAGACCCAGTCCGAGGTGCGCAGCGAGTTCCTCAACGCGCTCGCCAAGGGCCAGGTCCGCAAGGGCGTCGTGTCGTCCATCGTCAACTTCGGTGCCTTCGTGGACCTGGGTGGCGTCGACGGCCTGGTGCACGTCTCCGAGCTGTCCTGGAAGCACATCGACCACCCGTCCGAGGTCGTCGAGGTCGGCCAGGAGGTCACGGTCGAGGTTCTGGACGTCGACATGGACCGCGAGCGCGTCTCGCTGTCGCTGAAGGCGACCCAGGAAGACCCGTGGCGTCAGTTCGCCCGCACCCACGCGATCGGCCAGATCGTGCCGGGCAAGGTCACCAAGCTCGTTCCGTTCGGTGCGTTCGTGCGCGTCGAAGAGGGCATCGAGGGCCTGGTGCACATCTCCGAGCTGGCCGAGCGCCACGTGGAGATCCCGGAGCAGGTCGTCCAGGTCAACGGCGACGTGATGGTCAAGGTCATCGACATCGACCTCGAGCGTCGTCGCATCTCGCTGTCGCTGAAGCAGGCGAACGAGGGCGTCACGCCGGAGACCGAGTTCGACCCCACTCAGTACGGCATGGCCGCCGAGTACGACGCCGAGGGCAACTACATCTACCCCGAAGGCTTCGACCCGGACACCCAGGAGTGGCAGGAAGGCTTCGACAAGCAGCGTGAGGAGTGGGAGCGTCAGTACGCCGAGGCTCACACCCGCTACGAGGCTCACATGAAGCAGGTCGTCAAGGCCGCCGAGGCCGACGCCGAAGCCGCGGCCGACGCCGCGACCGGTGTCACCTCCGGCGACTCGGGCGAGCAGAGCTACACCTCCGCTCCGGCCGAGGCCAAGAGCGGTGGCACGCTTGCCAGCGACGAGCAGCTCGCGGCTCTCCGCGAGAAGCTGTCGGGCGGCGCGTGA
- a CDS encoding class I SAM-dependent methyltransferase, with the protein MSQQSTTEQETAAERHAQAEERLGTAGVAYRAVSAPEATAANLAWWDADADDYQATHGGFLGDADFVWCPEGVREADVALLGEVGGKRILEVGCGQAACARWLAAQGAEAVATDLSAGMLRHAREGNERTGPPVPLVQATAETLPFADESFDAACSAFGAVPFVASVDVVFAEVHRVLRPGARWVFSVTHPMRWIFPDDPGPQGLTVTQPYFDRTPYVEVDEEGVATYVEYHRTLGDYVRALADAGFALTDLIEPAWPEGHSRTWGQWSPLRGKLFPGTAIFCTQRG; encoded by the coding sequence TTGAGTCAGCAGTCCACCACCGAGCAGGAGACGGCGGCCGAAAGGCACGCGCAGGCCGAGGAGCGGCTCGGCACCGCGGGGGTCGCCTATCGGGCGGTCTCGGCACCGGAGGCGACGGCCGCCAACCTGGCGTGGTGGGACGCCGACGCCGACGACTACCAAGCGACCCACGGCGGCTTCCTCGGCGACGCGGACTTCGTCTGGTGCCCGGAGGGCGTCCGCGAGGCCGACGTCGCACTTCTGGGTGAAGTCGGCGGCAAGCGGATCCTCGAAGTCGGCTGCGGGCAGGCGGCCTGCGCGCGCTGGCTCGCCGCGCAAGGCGCCGAAGCGGTGGCGACCGATCTGTCGGCGGGCATGCTGCGGCACGCTCGGGAGGGCAACGAGCGCACCGGCCCACCCGTCCCGCTCGTGCAGGCGACGGCGGAGACGCTCCCGTTCGCGGACGAGAGCTTCGACGCGGCGTGCTCGGCCTTCGGTGCTGTCCCGTTCGTGGCCTCGGTGGACGTCGTGTTCGCGGAGGTGCACCGGGTGCTCCGGCCGGGTGCCCGCTGGGTGTTCTCGGTGACCCATCCGATGCGCTGGATCTTCCCCGACGACCCAGGGCCGCAGGGCCTCACCGTCACCCAGCCGTACTTCGACCGCACGCCTTACGTAGAGGTCGACGAAGAGGGCGTCGCGACCTACGTCGAGTACCACCGCACACTCGGCGACTACGTCCGCGCGCTCGCCGACGCCGGTTTCGCGCTGACGGACCTCATCGAGCCCGCCTGGCCGGAGGGCCACTCCCGCACCTGGGGGCAGTGGAGCCCCTTGCGCGGCAAGCTCTTCCCCGGCACCGCGATCTTCTGCACCCAGCGGGGATGA
- a CDS encoding GNAT family N-acetyltransferase — MTPAAQRQRARFAALDPLLPAPPPLPPGEPVEAGGATGTIAHVRFAAGSWQRLWSPAHLQILSAILPPDAGAGMSALLSAWRERIALADAEPDSSCTLTWPSRDVVVARALLDHGLAPQLALAVRAPAKGETCSVPGVIVRESSSGDLEEIVALRFEELRYTSFVGHGVVRPGAEALLAEEIRRGLQFGGRVWVAEEEGVTVGMVTSGKRSPLPGDALAGRLPPGEWGYVGTLAVTAAARGRGIGRALTAAAHDELFSPSLRGTFVSYNPANPLSPVFWHRQGYRPLWTTWAASPAAALR, encoded by the coding sequence ATGACCCCGGCGGCGCAGCGGCAACGGGCACGGTTCGCCGCGCTCGACCCGTTGCTTCCGGCGCCGCCCCCGCTCCCGCCCGGTGAGCCCGTCGAAGCGGGCGGCGCCACCGGGACGATCGCGCACGTGCGGTTCGCGGCGGGTTCCTGGCAACGGCTGTGGAGCCCGGCGCATCTGCAGATCCTGTCCGCGATCCTCCCGCCCGACGCCGGCGCGGGGATGAGCGCGCTGCTCTCGGCCTGGCGCGAGCGGATCGCGCTCGCCGACGCCGAACCCGATTCGTCGTGCACCCTCACCTGGCCCAGCCGTGACGTCGTGGTCGCGAGGGCCCTGCTCGACCATGGGCTCGCGCCGCAACTGGCGCTCGCCGTCCGCGCGCCGGCCAAGGGCGAGACCTGCTCCGTGCCCGGCGTGATCGTCCGGGAGTCCTCCAGCGGCGACCTGGAGGAGATCGTCGCCCTGCGTTTCGAAGAACTTCGCTACACCTCGTTCGTCGGTCACGGCGTCGTCCGGCCCGGAGCCGAGGCCTTGCTCGCCGAAGAGATCCGGCGCGGCCTCCAGTTCGGCGGCCGCGTCTGGGTCGCCGAAGAGGAAGGCGTCACGGTAGGGATGGTGACCAGCGGAAAACGCTCGCCGCTCCCCGGTGACGCGCTCGCCGGACGGCTGCCGCCCGGCGAGTGGGGCTATGTCGGCACCCTCGCGGTCACCGCGGCGGCGCGGGGGCGCGGGATCGGGCGCGCGCTGACCGCCGCCGCGCACGATGAGCTGTTCTCGCCGTCGCTGCGCGGTACCTTCGTCTCGTACAATCCGGCCAATCCGCTTTCCCCGGTCTTCTGGCACCGGCAGGGTTATCGTCCACTGTGGACGACGTGGGCGGCCAGCCCCGCCGCGGCCCTGCGGTAG
- a CDS encoding GNAT family N-acetyltransferase gives MEIEKTLFEAHRARFATIDRLLPEAAPPPVVGERVDAATASGVQVTGVIQRQLHGPDDVPLLWASADVRQLFPFVGNTGTEGMDVLLRAWRTWMDAESPGEDSSCVVNWPSRDAEAIRAFLDHGLVPMSALAVRTGCHHDDKADDGVEIRRARQGDFEDVLAMAVSTHDYIGQVATRHRPNAAELLAPALERALDKDAPLLWLAERHARVAAFAHAAWITSSPGSAEAELLPHGRWGYVNNVVTVPDLRGSGLGRTLMSVVHKEFCADGADGTYLYYNPTNPLSSVFWHRQGYRPLWTSWEVHPASALR, from the coding sequence ATGGAAATCGAGAAGACCTTGTTCGAAGCGCACCGCGCACGGTTCGCGACGATCGACAGGCTGCTGCCCGAAGCGGCCCCGCCCCCGGTCGTCGGTGAGCGTGTGGACGCCGCCACCGCGTCGGGCGTCCAGGTCACCGGCGTGATCCAGCGCCAATTGCATGGTCCGGACGACGTACCCCTGCTCTGGGCGTCCGCCGACGTGCGCCAGCTGTTCCCGTTCGTCGGGAACACCGGCACCGAGGGGATGGACGTGCTGCTGCGCGCCTGGCGGACGTGGATGGATGCCGAATCACCCGGAGAGGATTCGTCCTGCGTGGTGAACTGGCCGAGCCGGGACGCCGAGGCGATCCGCGCCTTCCTCGACCACGGGCTGGTGCCGATGTCCGCGCTCGCCGTGCGCACCGGATGCCACCACGACGACAAGGCCGACGACGGCGTGGAGATCCGCCGGGCCCGGCAGGGCGACTTCGAAGACGTGCTCGCGATGGCCGTGTCGACCCACGACTACATCGGCCAGGTCGCCACCCGGCACCGCCCGAACGCCGCCGAACTGCTCGCCCCCGCGCTGGAACGGGCCCTCGACAAGGACGCCCCGCTGCTGTGGCTGGCCGAACGGCACGCCCGCGTCGCCGCGTTCGCGCACGCCGCCTGGATCACGTCGTCACCGGGGTCGGCCGAGGCCGAACTGCTCCCCCACGGCCGCTGGGGGTACGTCAACAACGTCGTCACCGTGCCGGACCTGCGCGGGAGCGGCCTCGGCCGGACCCTGATGTCGGTGGTGCACAAGGAGTTCTGCGCCGACGGCGCGGACGGCACGTACCTCTATTACAACCCGACCAACCCGCTCTCTTCGGTGTTCTGGCACCGGCAGGGTTATCGTCCACTATGGACGTCCTGGGAGGTCCACCCGGCTTCCGCCCTGCGTTAG
- a CDS encoding ABC transporter ATP-binding protein, with product MRVQADRVSVTGPHGTLLSPTSLTVSGGELAIVHGEPGVGVTAFGLALAGRLKPATGTVTVEGGDPRKVVAVVDSPGVSEPDGALSLQVVVGEELELAKRPANKAAVANWLAEHDAAAFAGTRFENLEAVTRTRLLTALAAGRKGVGVLVLDTPDRHTSDVDSWARLAREYAERGLAVIVLTATTPVSALPEKPALCGALEQPDPVRCAPLEAEAEPDETEEIEKTSGDQE from the coding sequence GTGCGGGTTCAAGCCGACAGGGTGTCCGTGACCGGACCCCACGGCACGTTGCTGTCGCCTACTTCGCTCACCGTTTCGGGTGGTGAGCTGGCGATCGTGCACGGCGAGCCAGGAGTCGGCGTCACCGCCTTCGGGCTGGCGCTGGCGGGCAGACTGAAGCCGGCCACCGGGACGGTGACCGTCGAGGGCGGTGACCCGCGGAAGGTCGTGGCCGTCGTCGACTCCCCCGGCGTGAGCGAACCGGACGGCGCGCTGTCGCTGCAGGTCGTCGTCGGGGAGGAACTCGAACTGGCGAAACGCCCGGCGAACAAGGCCGCCGTCGCGAACTGGCTGGCCGAGCACGACGCCGCCGCCTTCGCCGGCACCCGCTTCGAGAACCTCGAAGCGGTGACGCGCACCCGGCTGCTCACCGCGCTCGCCGCGGGCCGCAAGGGCGTCGGCGTCCTCGTGCTCGACACCCCGGACAGGCACACCAGCGACGTCGACAGCTGGGCGCGGCTCGCCCGCGAATACGCCGAGCGCGGCCTCGCCGTCATCGTGCTGACCGCCACCACCCCGGTTTCGGCCCTGCCGGAGAAGCCCGCGCTCTGCGGCGCCCTCGAACAGCCCGACCCCGTGCGCTGCGCGCCTCTCGAAGCAGAGGCCGAGCCGGACGAGACCGAAGAGATCGAAAAGACTTCAGGAGACCAGGAATGA